The Streptococcus oralis region GAGTGATTTTTGGGCTACTGTTAAAAAGAGTTCTGAATAATTTCCTTGAAACAATTCTTCAGCACTATAGAGGATCTGACTGCCAATGCTTGAAAAACCATTCTGAGCGAGCTTGGTTTCCAGTTCAGCTAAATCAAAACCATGATGGTTGGTATCTGTCTTGACAAAATCAGCGATGAGAACTTGTCCATTCTCCCTAAGGTGATGGTAAAACATGGCAAGAGTCGCATCTAGATCAGGCATATGATGAAGAACCCGACTGACAACAATCAGGTCAAATTGCTGTTCCAAGGGATTTGCCAGTAAATCCTGCTCCAAAAACTGGATATTCTTGATGTCTTGTTGCTCTGCTTTCAAACGGGCTTGCTCCAGCATTTTCTCCGAGATATCTACAAGGGTAACCGACTTGGCCTGCTTGGCTAGGGGCAAGGCTAATAGACCCGTCCCTCCACCGAAATCCAGAATTTCTTTGTCTGATAGAAGAGCAATCTGTTTTTCAACTGCTTGACAAACCAAATTTGCAAGAAAGATATTTTTGGGCGAATCAAAAGTTTCTGCTTTGTGATTAAAATCATGTTTCATGCTTTTAGTTTAGCACAAAGAAGTTGAATTGACTAGGATTTGTCTTTCTTTTCAGGCTTTTCTTCTGATTTTTTCTTCCCTGCTTGATTGCTTGAATCAGTCGCTACCTCTTCCTTTTTAGCTGTTTTCTTTTCTTGGTTTTTCATCGGAGGAAAGAGAAATTCATAGTTGCCCTTATTCATACGAACACTTGTTGCAAAACCTGTTTTCGTATTGTGATACCTGACTTTTCCTAAGTTAAAGACTCGTTCTCCACTTTCTTGTTCAACCTTATCTTTACTTCGCTTGGCCATGGCAAAAGCTGCCAACTTTTCTTTGTTTAGGGCAAAGTCTTTGTGATGGGCTACTTGCCGATTTAAATAAAACTGCAACAAAAGGCTAAAAATAGCTGCCATGGTAACTGCATATAAAAGAACGCCTGCCTTAACTTTTTGTTTTTTCCACACGATAGATGAACTCCCTTTCTAAGCCCTTTTGAAATTGGAAACGAAAGCGAACCAATTGATTTTCCTCTGTAATTTGAGCTGATTTGAGTCCATAAACCATAGGTTGGTAGCCCCGTCCGCTGGTATCCGTTTTTCGAAAATCATCCGATTTAGACTTCCCTATAGAGATATTCTTACCATCTTGTTTCATGTAGAGGCGATTGCCTTCTACCTTTTCAAACTGCGAACGCTCTAACTCTGCCTCCAGTTGATCCACAAACAAGAGCCACTCCTTTTGCTCGCTTTGCTGCTGGTAACGAACTTCTGAAATGAGGAGCTGACTCATAGCCTGAAAGAGGAGCAAGCCTCCGCTAATGACGATAAGGGCAATCAGAGATTCTAATAGAGTGAACGCTCTTACCTTACTGCTCTTTAAGGTCGAGCAACTTATCTGAACCATGGTAGACCTCCAATCCCTTTTCACTAGCAAACACCTGAACCTCCACTCCGTTTATGTTTACCTGATTTTGACCTGTTTGCAAGGCCATCTTCGCCACACGCAAGACTTCTTCCTTTTGCAAGATTTCTGCCTCTTCTTGTCTATTTTTCTGAATTTGTCCCAAAAGAAGGGTCGCAATGCTGGCAAACACAGCCAAAGCTACTACTGCTTCTAGTAAGATCACTGCCTTAATTTTTTGTTTCCTTAATGCGTTTAATTTTTCCATTTCCTAGATATAATTGATAACGAATCGCTCCTTTGCTGGTCTGAAATTCAACCTTAGCCAGGGACGAATTGCCCCCAGCTCGGTCAAATATAATGCTTTGTCCCGATGGTGCCTGAATTCCTTTAGGAACTGTCAACTTTTGATTGCCATTGCTGATCGTCTGTCCATCTAAGTTCAGACTAGTCTTTTGCTGACTGGCTACACTGCGTTTTTGCGTTTCCCGATAGAGTTCTTCAAACTCCATAAAGAAAATCTGCTCCTCTACCGCCGCAAAACTGGATTGAACAGAACCGGACAAGCCCAAAGCAAGGATACTCACAAGTCCCAAAACTAAGAGACTTTCAAGCATAGTAAAAGCCTTAATCTGCAACAGTTTGACTTGTTTTTTGTTTTGCATGGTAGTCTTTATAAGCTTTAGCTTGCTCAGCTGTGATACGACCGTCTGCTTGTAATTTGCTAAGGCTAGCATCTTCATTCTTGTCCAGACTATAGAGCTCTGCCTGGCTTTCTACGACCTTGACAACAGCAGCTTTTCCTTTATCATCTACGGCATCCTTTTGCTTGGTCAAATTGGGCACAAAGAGCAAGAGAAGAACACTGATGATTAAAAGGACGACTAACATTTCTACCAAAGTGAAAGCTTTAACCTTGGCTTTTTTTAAATTTGTCATGAGTTTTTTCATTTTAAAAATTTACCTCCATATTTTGATACATGGGCATAAGCATTGCCGCATAAAGTAAAACGATAATCAGGGCCACAAAGATAAAAACCAGTGGCTGCACTAAGTTCATAGTGCGGTTGACTCGGGTAAAAAAGGCTTCCCAAGTTTTTTCAGCATAGATTTCCAACTCACTCCCCAGCTTGGACTTGACTTCCCCATACTCGATGATGAGACTCAACTCCTTTTTAAAGAAAGGATAGGTCGCTATGGTTTGAGAAAATTCGCGGCCATTTTGCAGGGCTTGAGCCATATCTTGACCGATTTCTTTAAAGAGCTGGGAACCTTGTTCCTGCATGATCTGAAAAATCTGCGTCAGCTCCATTCCCTGCGAAATCATATTGCCCCATTCACGCGCATAATAGGCCGTCAGATAGGTCTGGACAAAGATTCCCAGAAAGGGAATCCGTGCTAACATTGAGAAGACCCGCATCTTGGAACTTCTTTTGTAGAAAGTGAGGGCTAAAAGTACAGATAGAGAGCAAACCAACACTAGTCCCAGAAATATTTGTGGCAGATTTCCAATGATTTGGGTGGCGATATTGCTACTGTCCAGTTGGGGAAGTAGATAGTTTCTCAACCCCAGCATGATTAGCAGGAGAAATCCCAGCAAAATCAAAGGATAGGTCGCTACTTCGATTAACTTTTTCTTGACCTTGGACAAATTATCCAGATATTCTTCTATCTTCCCCAGACTCAGGTGAAGATTTCCATGCACTTCAGCTAGAGATAACTGGGTCACAATAGCACTTGAAAAGCCTAAACTAGCCATCATTTCTGAGAATGATTTACCCTGAGACAAGCCTTGGTGCATCTGGGCCACATAGTCCTTTTCCAGCAGGGCACTTCTGCCCAAAAAAGAAATAATTTCCACCAAATGAAAGCCGCTGGAGAAGAGATTGTTAAACAAGGTGATGATTTTCTTCTGCTTAGCTGTAGCTAATTTTTTCCGTTTCAGCCTGAAGACTTGTGATATATCCATCTTTAAGAAGCTGACCAATCTGCTCATTCCAGCTAGTTGGCTGGTGTTCTTGATAGTCTTTGTTTGCAAAGTCAACGATTCCTCCTCCCCCGATTAATCTCTGGTAGCAGACTCCTTGCAGGACAACTGCTAGTTCCTCCTCCGTCACACCCAACTCCAGAAGGCGTTCATAAACACCTCGGATACTCTTGGCATGAATAGTTGAAAAGACTGTCGCCCCTGTCAAACTGGCTCTAACTACTGCACGCGCCGTCTCGCTATCCCGAATTTCACCGATAATCAAGAGGTCAGGGCGATGCCGAAGAGACAGTTTGATCAGATTTTCATAGGTCAATCCAATCGCCTCATTCAACTGCAACTGGAGCATGTCTTCCTGCTTGATCTCGACAGGATCTTCAATGGACATAACCTGCTGTCCTTTAAACAGAGACTTGGCTAATTCGTGCATCAGAGTCGTCTTGCCACTGCCGACCGGACCAGCAAAGAGATAGAGGCCCCGTTGCCTGTACTGCTCACCCAGTTCGTTCATATCCTGAAACCAGAAATGCAGGTCCTGTTCCTCATCGTGCAACAAACGAATGACCAAACTCTCATGTCCCCGATAATCTCCTACGGTGGACAAACGCAGAGAAGACACCTTCTCCCCATGCTGATAGTCGCAAGATCCCAGCTGACTACGTCTCTTCTCCCCTACATTCATACCCGCCACAAACTTGAAATGACTAATCACTGCAGCTAAAATATCAAACTCATAGGAGTCAACTAGACACCGTTCGTCTCCAACCCGCATGTGAAGTTCGTAGGACTTTTCCTTGGGGATAAAATAGATATCCTGAGCCTTCTTTTCTTTCGCAGTAGCAATAATTTTCTGTGCAATTTCTTGTACCATACCGCCCTCCTTACCTAACTATTCGCAAAAAAATAAAAAAAATAAAAAGCAACTTAAAAAGTTACTTTTTTATCTCCATTTCATACGGCAAGAACGGTGTTTTTCTTGACCTGTTTGTTTTTCGTAGCCTGGACGTAGCTTTTCATCGGGGATGACTTGCTCATCCTGTAAAAGTGCCAAAGAATGATACTGCTGCAAATACTCATCGCACTCATCACACCAGCGTTGGTCGGCAGGATCCCAAAAAATAGTCATCAAATCACTCCGACTCTTATAAAGAGGATTCTTCTTTTCCAGCTCAAACCAGCATGATTTATAATATTTTAGAGCATCATAATACTTGTCAAAAGATTGACTCATGATGACATCTTCTTCCCAACCTTCTATGAACCACCACGGTTCAAAATCCCCATACATTTCTATAACACGATACATTCTTACTACTTCCTTTGTATCGTATATTATATCTAATTTTTTATTACAAGAAAAGGATTTTGCTTGCCTTTCCCTTTAGGAAGACTTCTTTAAATATCTTTTTCAGCCTATCATAAAAATAGGAGTCCTTTATTGACCCCTATTTTTATCTTCTTAGGCTTGATAACGTTTCACACCATCTAGATAGGTTGCTACCAATTCCAAATCTTTATCTAGTACGATAAAGTCGGCGTCGTAACCTTCACGGATTTGACCACAGACATCATCGATGTGAACAGATTTTGCTGGGTTGAGGCTGGCCATCATGACTGCTTCATGCGGATTCGCAATGCCCCATTCGACCACATTCTTCAAACCATCTTTGAGTTTAAGGATAGAACCTGCCAAATTGCCTGTAGATTTGAGGCGAGCAGTTCCATTAGCAACAACTACTGGGAATTCTCCCAACATGTAATCTCCATCTTCCAAGCCACCAGCTGTCATACAGTCTGTGATAAGAGCAATATTTTCTGTTCCTTTTTGCTTGAGCAAAATATCACAGGCCTTTGGATCTACGTGGTGACCGTCACAGATCAACTCTGCATAAGTATGTGGCAATTCATACATGGCTCCCACCATACCGAGCTCACGGTGAGTCAACCCACGCATCCCATTGTAGGCATGTACCCAAACGCTTGCTCCAGCGTCGACTGCTTTTTTAGCTTCATCAAAAGTCGCATTGGAGTGCCCAAGAGCAACAGTCACTCCTTCACCCGTAACTGTACGAACAAAGTCTTCTACACCTTCACGTTCTGGCGCAAGGGCAATTTTATTGAGCAGGCCATTGGCTGCTTTTTGCCAAGCACGAAACTCATCCATACGAGGGTCTTTCATATAAGCAGGGTTTTGGGCTCCCTTGTATTTCTCTGTGAAATACGGACCTTCAAAATAGATCCCACGAATCTTGGCTCCACTTGCTTCCTGGTAACGAGCACCGATATTTTCAGTTACTGCAAGCAACTGCTCGTAAGAGGAAGTCAAGGTCGTTGGCAAGAAGCTGGTAACACCCGTGCTAAGTAGACCTTCACTCATAGTATGAAGGGTACCTTCGATGTTATTGTCCATGACATCGACACCACCAAATCCATGAATGTGGGTATCCACAAGTCCTGGTGCAATGCTGTAGCCTGTATAGTCAATGACGTCAGAGCCTTCAGGAATCTGTTCTACATGTTTGCCAAACTTGCCATCCACAAGTTCCAAGTAACCGCCACGACGAACTCCGTGTGGGTAGAAAAACTGATCCGCTTTAATATAATTAGGCATAATGATAACCTCCTTGATAGATTGATTCTAGAATTTATTATGTCAATTACATTATAAACCTTTCTTTTTCATTTGTAAATGGTATAGACCTATTTTCTAGAGATATTTTAAAAGAGCTGGATTTCTCCAACTCTTTAATTTTATTTTGATTTTACAGGCAGTTCTTGAGCAGCCTTAACAGCAGCTGCAATCGTTTCTGCGTATAGCTTAGCACCTTCTTCGAGCTTGCTATTGTCATTCCCAAAGTGGACTTGGTCGGTTCCAGCCCAGATTTCAGGGTGTTCCTTAGCAACCTTATTCCAGTCAGCTATGCTCACGTAAGGATTCTTTTCAGCTAATTCCCGTGCATAAGCCGCATACTGCTCCACTGATGTGTAAGTGTCCTTGCTCTTGTCTCCCTCATAAGGTGTCACCAGTATCAGATGGTGTCCTTTCGGTAGATTGTTCACGATGCTGTCCAAATCATTCTTATAGCCTTCAGGATTATTGACTCCCGTTGCAATGACAACTGTTTTTAGCAGTGCCTTGTTCTGACTGTTATTGAGCATGATGTCATTGGCTTGCTTGGTCGTTCGACTAACCTGGGCATTGATATTCGCTTCAGGAAGTGCCTCTTGTAAGGCTGTATTGGCACGCAAGGCTACCGAATCTCCTATTAGGCTTGTTCCCTCAGAAATTCCTAAACGACTCAGTTCAGCTTGTTCAGCAAGAGTCTTTGTTTGTCCTATATTGGTCTGAGCTTGTTTGAAACCATTGACCATCAAGCCTGTCTCAAAAGCTCCAACTTGAGGAGCCACAGCTATGATAATCAAGGCAATCAGGGTAAGAATGCCAGCACCAGCAGCACTAATTGGTTTAATATGAGGCAATCGACTAATCTTCCGTATTAAAGGATTGGATTTACCGGCAATCAACGGCTCAACAATATAGAAGGATAGGATAGCAAAGAAATAAGAAAAGATGATTGTCAGAATAACAGCAGGCAGATTACTCATCAACTGAGAAAAGATAATATAAAAAGGCCAGTGGAAAAGATAAACCGCGTAGCTGGTATCCGCTAAAAATGTAATGATCCGAGGTTCTTGTATCTCAGGCGTTTTCTCATGCAAGACACGCGCAGCAAAAATCATAGCCACTGCCGCTAAACTTGCTAGCAAGAAGCCAAATAAGTACGCAAACAGGTAAGTGAACTTGACAAAGAAAGTCAAGAGCACTAACACCAAAAGCCCCGCAATAAACACCAGTAGATTTTGACGAAGGTCCCACATCCGGTCAAACTGCTTGACTAAATCGCTCGTCTGACGAACCCCCACAACTGTCGCCAAAATGCTTCCTAAAAAGAAGGGATAGACATGGGTCAAACTTGAAAAGTAGACAGATGAATAGGAACTCGCCATTAGACTACCAATAAACATGGAGAAAAAACTAATGATAAAAGCTCCCGCAGAAAGGAGAAAGACCATCCCTCTCAATTGACTACTAGATTTTGAACGTTTCGATAAGAACCAAACCGCTAAGCCCCAAAGGATATAGTAGTGAACCTCAACAGCTAGGCTCCAGTTGTGAACAAAGAGATGCGGAATGAACTGGGATTCATAACTGCCCCCTGTTAACATTTCGTAGAAGTTGGTCATAAAACCGAGAACTCCAGCAACCTGGCCACCAATTCCAGCAACATAGTCTTGACGAACCAAGAAAGTAAAAGGCATGGTCACCAAAACCATCAGCACCACAGGTGGCACGATACGATAAAACCGTCTCTTAAAAAAGCCTAGTAAATCAATCTGGCGTGCCTTCCCAAATTCTTCTAAAAGGAGGGAGGTGATCAAAAACCCTGAAAAAGTGAAAAAGACATCTACCCCAAAGAAGCCTCCAGGAAAGATCGTTTGAAAGAAGTGGTACAAAAGCACCAAAAGTAAACCTGTAATCCTAATCAAGGAAAACCATTTAATACGCATACGAGTCTATTCTCCATTAAATTAGGAAGCAAAACACCACCTAATTTCCATTCCATTATACTCCCTATTCTATCAAAAAAATAGGAAAAATCCTAAGAGAAAACTTAGGATTTTGGCATTCTATTTTTACACTTTAGAAATTGCGCCCTGACTTGTTGTAGCCATATTTTTCTACAAAATACTCACGAAATTCCAAGAGATTATCATCCATGATGGCTTGGCGGACCTGCTTCATCAAATTGAGCAAGAAGTAGAGATTGTGATAACTAGTCAAGCGGATACCGAAGGTTTCATCAGCCTTGAGCAGGTGACGAAGATAAGCGCGTGTGTAGTTCTTACATGTGTAGCAATCACACTCAGGATCCAGTGGCGTAAAATCTTCAGCGAATTGGGCATTCTTGACAACCAAACGACCTTGGCTGGTCATACAAGTTCCGTTACGAGCGATACGAGTCGGCAAGACACAGTCAAACATATCCACACCACGAATGACCCCATCGATCAAGCTGTCTGGCGCTCCGACACCCATCAAATAGCGAGGTTTGTTTTCAGGAAGAAGTTGAGTTGTGAAGTCCAAGACTGCATTCATTTCTTCGTGCGTTTCTCCCACTGCCAAACCACCGATAGAGTAGCCTGGGAAATCCATGCTGACAAGGTCATGAGCTGACTGACGGCGAAGATCTTCAAAGCCCGCTCCCTGTACAATTCCAAACAAACCTTGGTCATGCGGACGACGATGAGCCTTCAAACCACGCTCAGCCCAACGACTGGTACGTTCGATTGATTTCTTAACGTAATCATAGGGTTGGTAAAACTGAGGACATTCGTCAAAGGACATCATGATGTCTGAACCCAGATTATTCTGAATAGAGATGGCCTTTTCTGGTGATAGGAACATCTTGGAGCCATTGAGATGGTTTTTAAAGGTTACTCCTTCTTCGGTGATATTTCGGCTATCTGCTAGGGAATAAACCTGGAAGCCACCACTGTCTGTCAAAATTGGTTGGTCCCAGTTCATAAATTTGTGGAGACCACCTGCGCGTGCGATGAGTTCGTCCCCAGGGCGAAGCCAGAGATGATAAGTATTAGAGAGGATAATTCCTGATCCCATCTCCTTCAACTCCTCTGGCGACTGGGTCTTGACAGTAGCTTGGGTCCCAACTGGCATAAACATAGGTGTCGGGAAGGTACCGTGCGGAGTGATGATTTCTCCCAGACGAGCTCCTGTATGTTTTTCTTTCTTAATCAAACGGTATTTGATTGGTGAATCTGACATTTTTTACCTCCGAAGCTGGGAAAAACAGTCCCAGTTCATACTTTGTGCCCAAAGGCATACTGTATGATTTTATCAAAAAAACCAGGAACTGTCACGAACTATGGTATAATGAGAGAATGAAATACCCAAAAATTGATTTAAAAAACATTCGTCTGCAGACGAGGCAGTTTCAGGCTGAAAATCCCCGCCTCTTTCTCGTCTATCTCTTACCTAGCATACTGGTCATCTTATCAGGCTTTCTCAACCCCTTGGCTCGTCTCCAAGAAAGTGTTTTAGAGCAATCCTTTTTCAGCATGTTGGCACAAGTACTCCAAGCCTATCTCTTCCCACTAGTGGTTTCTTTTTTGAGCACGATTTTTCTAGCAGGTGCTGCTTTTGCGAC contains the following coding sequences:
- a CDS encoding class I SAM-dependent methyltransferase — protein: MKHDFNHKAETFDSPKNIFLANLVCQAVEKQIALLSDKEILDFGGGTGLLALPLAKQAKSVTLVDISEKMLEQARLKAEQQDIKNIQFLEQDLLANPLEQQFDLIVVSRVLHHMPDLDATLAMFYHHLRENGQVLIADFVKTDTNHHGFDLAELETKLAQNGFSSIGSQILYSAEELFQGNYSELFLTVAQKSLAD
- the comGG gene encoding competence type IV pilus minor pilin ComGG; its protein translation is MWKKQKVKAGVLLYAVTMAAIFSLLLQFYLNRQVAHHKDFALNKEKLAAFAMAKRSKDKVEQESGERVFNLGKVRYHNTKTGFATSVRMNKGNYEFLFPPMKNQEKKTAKKEEVATDSSNQAGKKKSEEKPEKKDKS
- the comGF gene encoding competence type IV pilus minor pilin ComGF — its product is MVQISCSTLKSSKVRAFTLLESLIALIVISGGLLLFQAMSQLLISEVRYQQQSEQKEWLLFVDQLEAELERSQFEKVEGNRLYMKQDGKNISIGKSKSDDFRKTDTSGRGYQPMVYGLKSAQITEENQLVRFRFQFQKGLEREFIYRVEKTKS
- the comGE gene encoding competence type IV pilus minor pilin ComGE, translated to MEKLNALRKQKIKAVILLEAVVALAVFASIATLLLGQIQKNRQEEAEILQKEEVLRVAKMALQTGQNQVNINGVEVQVFASEKGLEVYHGSDKLLDLKEQ
- the comGD gene encoding competence type IV pilus minor pilin ComGD; amino-acid sequence: MQNKKQVKLLQIKAFTMLESLLVLGLVSILALGLSGSVQSSFAAVEEQIFFMEFEELYRETQKRSVASQQKTSLNLDGQTISNGNQKLTVPKGIQAPSGQSIIFDRAGGNSSLAKVEFQTSKGAIRYQLYLGNGKIKRIKETKN
- the comGC gene encoding competence type IV pilus major pilin ComGC, coding for MKKLMTNLKKAKVKAFTLVEMLVVLLIISVLLLLFVPNLTKQKDAVDDKGKAAVVKVVESQAELYSLDKNEDASLSKLQADGRITAEQAKAYKDYHAKQKTSQTVAD
- the comGB gene encoding competence type IV pilus assembly protein ComGB; translation: MDISQVFRLKRKKLATAKQKKIITLFNNLFSSGFHLVEIISFLGRSALLEKDYVAQMHQGLSQGKSFSEMMASLGFSSAIVTQLSLAEVHGNLHLSLGKIEEYLDNLSKVKKKLIEVATYPLILLGFLLLIMLGLRNYLLPQLDSSNIATQIIGNLPQIFLGLVLVCSLSVLLALTFYKRSSKMRVFSMLARIPFLGIFVQTYLTAYYAREWGNMISQGMELTQIFQIMQEQGSQLFKEIGQDMAQALQNGREFSQTIATYPFFKKELSLIIEYGEVKSKLGSELEIYAEKTWEAFFTRVNRTMNLVQPLVFIFVALIIVLLYAAMLMPMYQNMEVNF
- the comGA gene encoding competence type IV pilus ATPase ComGA translates to MVQEIAQKIIATAKEKKAQDIYFIPKEKSYELHMRVGDERCLVDSYEFDILAAVISHFKFVAGMNVGEKRRSQLGSCDYQHGEKVSSLRLSTVGDYRGHESLVIRLLHDEEQDLHFWFQDMNELGEQYRQRGLYLFAGPVGSGKTTLMHELAKSLFKGQQVMSIEDPVEIKQEDMLQLQLNEAIGLTYENLIKLSLRHRPDLLIIGEIRDSETARAVVRASLTGATVFSTIHAKSIRGVYERLLELGVTEEELAVVLQGVCYQRLIGGGGIVDFANKDYQEHQPTSWNEQIGQLLKDGYITSLQAETEKISYS
- a CDS encoding DUF1033 family protein — encoded protein: MYRVIEMYGDFEPWWFIEGWEEDVIMSQSFDKYYDALKYYKSCWFELEKKNPLYKSRSDLMTIFWDPADQRWCDECDEYLQQYHSLALLQDEQVIPDEKLRPGYEKQTGQEKHRSCRMKWR
- the nagA gene encoding N-acetylglucosamine-6-phosphate deacetylase; translated protein: MPNYIKADQFFYPHGVRRGGYLELVDGKFGKHVEQIPEGSDVIDYTGYSIAPGLVDTHIHGFGGVDVMDNNIEGTLHTMSEGLLSTGVTSFLPTTLTSSYEQLLAVTENIGARYQEASGAKIRGIYFEGPYFTEKYKGAQNPAYMKDPRMDEFRAWQKAANGLLNKIALAPEREGVEDFVRTVTGEGVTVALGHSNATFDEAKKAVDAGASVWVHAYNGMRGLTHRELGMVGAMYELPHTYAELICDGHHVDPKACDILLKQKGTENIALITDCMTAGGLEDGDYMLGEFPVVVANGTARLKSTGNLAGSILKLKDGLKNVVEWGIANPHEAVMMASLNPAKSVHIDDVCGQIREGYDADFIVLDKDLELVATYLDGVKRYQA
- a CDS encoding acyltransferase family protein, whose protein sequence is MRIKWFSLIRITGLLLVLLYHFFQTIFPGGFFGVDVFFTFSGFLITSLLLEEFGKARQIDLLGFFKRRFYRIVPPVVLMVLVTMPFTFLVRQDYVAGIGGQVAGVLGFMTNFYEMLTGGSYESQFIPHLFVHNWSLAVEVHYYILWGLAVWFLSKRSKSSSQLRGMVFLLSAGAFIISFFSMFIGSLMASSYSSVYFSSLTHVYPFFLGSILATVVGVRQTSDLVKQFDRMWDLRQNLLVFIAGLLVLVLLTFFVKFTYLFAYLFGFLLASLAAVAMIFAARVLHEKTPEIQEPRIITFLADTSYAVYLFHWPFYIIFSQLMSNLPAVILTIIFSYFFAILSFYIVEPLIAGKSNPLIRKISRLPHIKPISAAGAGILTLIALIIIAVAPQVGAFETGLMVNGFKQAQTNIGQTKTLAEQAELSRLGISEGTSLIGDSVALRANTALQEALPEANINAQVSRTTKQANDIMLNNSQNKALLKTVVIATGVNNPEGYKNDLDSIVNNLPKGHHLILVTPYEGDKSKDTYTSVEQYAAYARELAEKNPYVSIADWNKVAKEHPEIWAGTDQVHFGNDNSKLEEGAKLYAETIAAAVKAAQELPVKSK
- the tgt gene encoding tRNA guanosine(34) transglycosylase Tgt is translated as MSDSPIKYRLIKKEKHTGARLGEIITPHGTFPTPMFMPVGTQATVKTQSPEELKEMGSGIILSNTYHLWLRPGDELIARAGGLHKFMNWDQPILTDSGGFQVYSLADSRNITEEGVTFKNHLNGSKMFLSPEKAISIQNNLGSDIMMSFDECPQFYQPYDYVKKSIERTSRWAERGLKAHRRPHDQGLFGIVQGAGFEDLRRQSAHDLVSMDFPGYSIGGLAVGETHEEMNAVLDFTTQLLPENKPRYLMGVGAPDSLIDGVIRGVDMFDCVLPTRIARNGTCMTSQGRLVVKNAQFAEDFTPLDPECDCYTCKNYTRAYLRHLLKADETFGIRLTSYHNLYFLLNLMKQVRQAIMDDNLLEFREYFVEKYGYNKSGRNF